Proteins found in one Legionella pneumophila subsp. pascullei genomic segment:
- a CDS encoding DUF4254 domain-containing protein: MQERFDTSTITNLHKTSIIHWKTNGIEYQHKQFLQLVEENHAFNFQLWHAEDKARRDDMGFEFVYQAKREIDAYNQQRNNRMEAMDEWLYKKLQPESHTNCPVNSESPGMIIDRLSILSLKSYHMDLQTKRQDVSEEHKMACAQKLEIIQQQLNQLALCLDELLDEVRAKTRTFRVYHQFKMYNDPKLNPELYCSD, encoded by the coding sequence ATGCAAGAACGTTTTGATACATCAACTATCACTAATCTTCACAAAACGAGCATCATACATTGGAAAACCAATGGTATAGAGTATCAACATAAACAATTCCTTCAACTTGTAGAAGAAAATCATGCTTTTAATTTCCAATTATGGCATGCAGAAGACAAGGCACGTCGAGATGATATGGGCTTCGAATTTGTTTACCAAGCCAAAAGAGAAATAGATGCCTACAATCAGCAAAGAAATAACCGTATGGAAGCCATGGATGAATGGCTTTATAAAAAATTACAACCTGAAAGCCATACTAATTGCCCTGTCAATTCCGAGTCGCCTGGGATGATTATTGACAGATTATCTATTTTATCACTGAAATCCTATCATATGGACTTGCAAACAAAACGCCAGGATGTGAGCGAAGAACATAAAATGGCCTGCGCACAAAAACTGGAAATCATACAACAGCAGTTAAATCAATTGGCTTTGTGTCTTGATGAATTACTTGATGAGGTACGAGCTAAAACGCGCACGTTCAGAGTCTACCATCAATTTAAGATGTATAACGATCCTAAGCTAAACCCAGAATTGTACTGTTCTGACTAG
- a CDS encoding transporter substrate-binding domain-containing protein, whose translation MKRFMFILLMFLNFYTFGKPLLIGVPEFAPPFVSRSGGGGEIYFGFNIELMNSICKIIEMECQYKGMNIQQLYTNLNEGKVDIMLAPTPIVSTTDTNYIFSLPYLPSNAQVIALKANSDINSLADLKGKKVGTLKYTLYGSLLAEHFQDYFDLVEFSKLPDMAIALSNQKIEAIVLNANAAKYAMSNSLTELKLVGDSIPIGNGYGILALKNKAPLIMKINQALLQIEKDGTYVKIYNTYFSN comes from the coding sequence ATGAAACGATTCATGTTCATTCTTTTGATGTTTTTAAATTTTTACACCTTTGGAAAACCTCTTCTTATTGGTGTTCCGGAATTTGCGCCCCCATTCGTATCAAGATCTGGAGGAGGAGGAGAGATATATTTTGGATTCAACATCGAGTTGATGAATTCCATTTGCAAGATCATTGAAATGGAATGCCAATACAAGGGCATGAATATTCAACAGCTATATACCAATCTTAACGAAGGAAAGGTTGATATCATGCTGGCACCTACTCCAATCGTATCAACCACTGACACTAATTATATATTCAGCCTTCCCTATTTACCGAGCAATGCACAGGTGATAGCTCTGAAAGCTAACAGCGACATCAATAGCTTAGCAGATCTGAAAGGTAAAAAAGTGGGCACTTTAAAATACACGTTGTATGGTAGCCTCCTTGCAGAACATTTCCAGGATTATTTTGACCTGGTAGAATTTTCCAAACTCCCTGATATGGCTATTGCATTGTCAAACCAGAAAATAGAAGCCATAGTTCTTAATGCAAATGCAGCGAAATATGCGATGAGCAACTCCTTGACCGAGTTAAAATTGGTGGGAGATTCAATCCCTATAGGTAATGGTTATGGAATACTGGCCCTCAAAAATAAAGCACCTCTCATTATGAAAATCAATCAGGCTTTATTGCAAATCGAGAAAGACGGAACCTATGTCAAAATCTATAATACCTATTTTAGTAATTAG